The DNA region TCATTTGTCTTagaatacaccaaaatatcattGATGATCACAACCATGAACTGATCTAAGTATAGAGGAagatcctattcatatactccataaatacacctGGTGCATTGGACACGCCGAACAACATCATTGAATACTCGTAATGACCATATCGAGTTCTAAACGCAATCTTCAGAATATATTCTGGCttcacacgaatctgatgataacccgatcgTAAATCAATCTTACTAAACCCGCAAACACCGACTAACTGGTCCATGAAATCATTAATTCTCATAAgaggatacttattcttgatagtAACCTTATTTAGATAGAGATAATCAACACATAACCTCATACTACCATCATTCTTCTTGACCAACAACATTGGTGCTCCCCACGATGAAACACTAGGTCGAACAAACTTCTTTTCAAGCAGATCCTCTATCTATTTCTTCAATTCACTCATCTTTGTAGCCTAAATTCTATAAGGTTCCATCGACATAggactagtaccaggtactaagtctatgGTGAACTCGACCTCGCGCTCTAGCGGCAAATCACTAATATCATATGGAAACACCTCTGGAAAATCACACACCATCGGTAGATCACTAATCAGAACtttaatttcatttttcaatGAAGTAAACATCATGATCACTCAAGCATCATCCTTCAAGGACTCCTTCACTTCCTTAGCATACGTAAACATCATATCCTCACCTTCTTCGAACTCTAGAAATGTCACAGACTTGTCGAAACAATTGATATGAATGTGGTTGAACTCCAACTAGTTCATTCCCATGACAAAATCAAGTTGACTTAACGGTAAACAGATTAAGTCCATACCAAAGTCCTTACCATAAATAGTCAAAGGAAAATTTAAACAAACCATCAAGGTAGTCACCAAACCATTAGCTGGGGTTTCAATGGCCATACTCCCAACCatatgagatatttccatattTAAATTCTTAGCACAATCAAGTGATATAAATGAATATGTTGCACCCGTATCAATAATATATATTAGAGGAATACAATTAATGGAACATGTACCTCTAATCAAGTTATCAGATCTAGTAGTCTCCGTTCCACTCAAAGCAAAAAAAATTCCAATAGATTGAGCTTTATTTAGCTTCTAGCACTGAGTACTAATGTGACCTGGATCACCATAGGTGAAACAAGTTACAACTTCACTCTTGCATTCAGAAGCACGGTGTCTTGGCTTGTTACACTTGAAACATATCATGTTTACACCCATGCACTCAGATGCATGCTGACCTAtttttccacacttgaaacatttcaATGGAACACAATTTCCTCCCTCACTTGTCTCTCTTCCACCTAAAGCTTTCCACTTTCCTTTATCAGCTGGATCCCCATAAGGTTTTACATGGTTATGACTTCCACTCCTTTTCTCATTACACTCTTATAGTTAGCAGATATAGCACGACTATCCTTATTGTAGATCCTAAACCCTATACAACTTGATACACTTGGAACCCTTAGTTTCTACCCCATTGCAATGCGGGAGAAACCTATACAACTCCTCA from Lathyrus oleraceus cultivar Zhongwan6 chromosome 1, CAAS_Psat_ZW6_1.0, whole genome shotgun sequence includes:
- the LOC127092264 gene encoding uncharacterized protein LOC127092264, giving the protein MGWHNPYGAQVWLQEIKKIFRVIAYVDAHKVLLGTHMLAEEAEYLWDNTRQRLEATGTEITWENFNIAFLEKYFPTDVRSEKEIEFLELKQGNMIIVDYVAKLRSCIGFSRIAMGSGSHNHVKPYGDPADKGKWKALGGRETSEGGNCVPLKCFKCGKIGQHASECMGVNMICFKCNKPRHRASECKSEVVTCFTYGDPGHISTQC